From a single Adhaeribacter swui genomic region:
- a CDS encoding SDR family oxidoreductase, with the protein MHETILVSGATGTVGTELIEALSSENVRVRAGVHSIIKGDRFRVFPNVDLVEIDFARPETLRVAYTGVTRVFQITPFVENQVEIEKQLVDMAKEVGVKQIVKLSASGADAEPGIQMGRWHHQGEQYLQNSGIPFTILRPTSFMQNFITYEGASILQEGKIYQPLGTGKVSYIDANDIAAVAQVVLTQPNYYGRILDISGPEAISVEEVAAILSRVSGRTITYVDVPEEAARQAMSSHHMPEWMINAMLELNQTLKAGYGANVTNTVAQITGRPARTFTEFAQNNAHCFIPE; encoded by the coding sequence ATGCACGAAACCATTTTAGTTAGCGGCGCTACGGGCACCGTGGGTACCGAATTAATTGAAGCTTTATCTTCGGAGAATGTACGCGTCCGGGCCGGAGTGCACTCTATCATAAAAGGCGACCGTTTCCGGGTTTTCCCGAATGTTGATTTAGTAGAAATAGATTTTGCCCGGCCGGAAACGCTGCGTGTAGCTTATACCGGAGTTACCCGCGTTTTTCAGATAACCCCTTTTGTCGAGAACCAGGTAGAAATAGAAAAACAGTTGGTTGATATGGCCAAAGAAGTTGGGGTTAAACAAATCGTAAAACTATCAGCCAGCGGCGCTGATGCAGAACCGGGTATTCAGATGGGCCGTTGGCACCACCAGGGCGAGCAGTATTTACAAAACTCGGGCATCCCTTTTACTATTCTGCGGCCCACTTCTTTTATGCAAAATTTTATTACCTACGAGGGCGCCTCTATTCTGCAGGAAGGTAAAATTTACCAACCCCTGGGTACGGGCAAAGTAAGTTACATCGATGCCAACGATATTGCAGCCGTAGCTCAAGTAGTATTAACTCAACCCAATTATTATGGTCGTATTCTAGACATATCCGGGCCGGAAGCTATTTCGGTAGAGGAAGTAGCCGCTATACTATCGCGGGTAAGTGGGCGAACCATTACCTACGTAGATGTGCCCGAAGAAGCCGCCCGGCAAGCCATGAGCAGCCACCATATGCCAGAATGGATGATAAACGCCATGCTGGAACTTAACCAAACTTTAAAAGCCGGTTATGGCGCCAATGTAACCAACACCGTAGCGCAAATTACCGGTCGGCCAGCCCGAACTTTTACCGAATTTGCCCAGAATAATGCTCATTGCTTTATTCCGGAATAA
- a CDS encoding SdiA-regulated/phytase-like domain-containing protein, with the protein MLLEKLFTIYVYFQTLLCGCSMDRKQAGFQVNEPRYRVQKIGRMHKKEIKESSGLELAPDSTTFWTHADSGNPPVIYQIDSKGHLLNSYNIPHTTNLDWEDVAKDDQGNLYIGDFGNNSNTRKNLRIYRVKEDNFTQVDTISFSYPDQKAFPPAQSKRNFNCEAFFYFQGKLYLFSKNYGTRDWVKMYSIPAQPGAYTANLVDSLKIASRITAADISPDGKTIALLGYGNLYLYQSDSTGKFFAGKRNCLALPKSGQAEAVIFKNNQDLIFTNEGGKIFRAIKK; encoded by the coding sequence ATGCTCCTCGAAAAACTATTTACCATTTACGTGTATTTTCAAACTTTACTCTGTGGCTGCTCTATGGACCGCAAACAAGCGGGTTTTCAGGTGAACGAGCCCAGATACCGGGTGCAGAAAATTGGCCGCATGCATAAAAAGGAAATAAAGGAAAGTTCGGGTTTAGAGTTAGCGCCCGATAGTACCACCTTCTGGACGCACGCCGATAGCGGTAATCCGCCGGTAATTTACCAGATAGATTCCAAAGGGCATTTGCTTAACTCTTATAACATTCCGCATACTACTAACCTGGATTGGGAAGATGTCGCGAAAGATGACCAGGGTAATTTGTACATCGGCGACTTTGGTAATAACAGCAATACCCGAAAAAATTTGCGCATCTACCGCGTTAAAGAAGACAACTTCACGCAAGTAGATACGATTTCTTTTTCCTATCCTGACCAGAAAGCTTTTCCGCCTGCTCAATCCAAAAGAAATTTTAATTGTGAGGCTTTCTTTTACTTTCAAGGTAAGTTGTACTTGTTTTCGAAAAACTATGGTACCCGGGATTGGGTAAAGATGTATAGCATACCCGCACAACCGGGCGCTTATACCGCTAACCTGGTCGATAGTTTAAAAATAGCTTCCCGGATTACTGCCGCCGATATTAGCCCCGATGGCAAAACCATTGCGTTGCTGGGTTACGGCAATTTGTACCTCTACCAATCCGATAGTACCGGTAAATTCTTCGCGGGTAAAAGAAACTGTTTAGCTCTTCCAAAATCGGGGCAAGCCGAAGCTGTAATTTTTAAAAATAATCAGGATTTAATTTTTACGAACGAGGGCGGTAAAATCTTTCGGGCAATAAAAAAGTAG